The segment aataatatttgtttatttttttttttttatataaattaaaaaacaaaataattatttaatttcaacaatatttatagtatacaacaaaatgttttattttgtggtttttttaaaactgcTCTGATTGCTTCAATGAAAACATCATCAAGTCCCTCTTTTTTCATTGCTGAACATTCAACATATTTAACAGCATGAATTcgttctttcatttttttacaatcacgAGTACTTACTATTTTATGATTATCTGGTGCTCTTAAATCACTTTTTGTtccttggaaaaaaaaaaaaaaataaaaataaataataattatcattaattaataattaataatgactaTACTTACCAACAAGAATTATTGGTACTGTTGGacataaatgttttatttctggTTGCCATTTACTggcaatattttcaaatgaactTTTTTCAGTTATAGAAAAACACAAAAGAAAACAATCtgtctgtaaaataaaaaacatgaaaaacaattgaaaatatattattatattattataataattaaatttacatttggaTAAGATAATGGTCGAAGTCGTTCGTAATCTTCTTGTCCAGCGGTATCCCAAAGTGTCATGTTGAGTTCTTGTCCATCAACCAATATATTATCCGAGTAATTatcaaaactaaaattaataatataattaatattcgtGACTTGATTGCGTGACTTTTATTACTTATGTTATTAAacttattattaaacttacaCTGTTGGAACATATTCTGTGGGAAATTTTTTAGTTGTATAGGTAATAAGAAGACAAGTTTTTCCAACCATTCCATCACCAACTgctgttattttaattgatcttTTTGATGCCATTTTATTagctatattaaaaaaaggaaaaaaaaactatcaagtgtcccctcaataataatactaataataataatatatatttcctgTTATTTCCTGTTACTAGTTACTACTTTTATTGacctaaaataaaataatttaatttttttgtaggtcaattaaattttttacataaaagaaacaattgtttttatatatataatatttattcatttattttttttttctttttttttcggtggaaaataaaataataaagaggAAAGCTGTTCTTGATCTACGATAGACTGAAAAAGTCCAAACCGGATTTCTAGTCTCGTGTGATTCAATTCGGACTGATGatggataaaattataaaaaaaaaaaaacaaaaaaaaaaaaaagaagaagaagaagacacaacaacaaatttatatgGTCGCATCCGGCGACACTATACCTCCACTCGATTGACCATCAGCCAAGGCTATCGTCGTTATATTATTGTG is part of the Aphidius gifuensis isolate YNYX2018 linkage group LG1, ASM1490517v1, whole genome shotgun sequence genome and harbors:
- the LOC122860582 gene encoding ras-like GTP-binding protein RhoL yields the protein MASKRSIKITAVGDGMVGKTCLLITYTTKKFPTEYVPTVFDNYSDNILVDGQELNMTLWDTAGQEDYERLRPLSYPNTDCFLLCFSITEKSSFENIASKWQPEIKHLCPTVPIILVGTKSDLRAPDNHKIVSTRDCKKMKERIHAVKYVECSAMKKEGLDDVFIEAIRAVLKKPQNKTFCCIL